The following nucleotide sequence is from Brachyspira suanatina.
AGTATAATTTTATATAATATAATACTTATATTTCTTAACATAATAAAAATTCTTTATTTGACTTTAATTGAAATTTACATTATTATTAATATCCTACTATAATTATATTTTTGTTTATAATAATTTTTTGTTAAAGGGATATTAAAATGGAAGATAAAAAATACAGTATTGAAGAATCCATAGAATTAATCACAAGAGGAATAAGTGAAGTTATTGGATTAGAAGAAATAAAAGAAAAATTAAAAAGCGGAAAGCAATTAACTGTAAAGGCTGGATTCGATCCTACAGCACCTGATATACATTTAGGGCATACTGTACTTTTAAGAAAGATGAGACATTTTCAATTATTGGGTCATAAAGTTATATTTTTGATAGGAGATTTTACAGGAAGAATAGGAGATCCTTCTGGAAAGACCAAAACAAGACCAAGACTTACTTTGGAAGATGTTTTGAAAAATGCAGAGACTTATAAACAGCAGGTTTTTAAAATATTAGATCCGGAAAAAACTATAGTTGAATTTAATTCTAAATGGCTTGAAAAAATGAGTTTTGCAGATGTACTTGGACTTACTTCAAGATATACTGTAGCTCAGATGATAGAGAGAGATGATTTTTCTAAGAGATATAAAAATGGACAGCCTATAAGTATTATGGAATTTTTGTATCCGTTAGCACAGGGATATGATTCAGTTTCTTTAGAATGTGATGTTGAGCTTGGAGGAAATGACCAGAAATTTAATTTGCTTGTAGGAAGAACTTTAATGAAGGAATATGGTTTATCTCCTCAGGCAGTTATTACTGTACCTTTGTTGGAAGGTTTAGATGGTGTTGAGAAGATGAGTAAATCTCTTGGAAACTATATTGGAATATATGATAGTCCTAAAGATATGTATGGTAAAGCTATGAGCATACCAGATAGTTTAATATCTAAATATATGGAACTACTTACAGATATACCTCTAGATGATATAAAGAATTATGTTAAAGCTATGGAAAATGGAGAAAATCCTAGAAACATAAAAGGTATATTAGCAAAAGAAATAGTAAAAATATATCATGGAGAAGCAGAAGCTTTAAATGCTGAAGAAGAGTTCAAAAGAATATTTAGTTCTAAGGGACTTCCAGATGAAATAGAAGAAGTTACTATTAATAAAGATGATAATATTTTAAATGTATTATCAATTTGTATGTCATCAGAAAGTAAGTCTAATCTAAAAAGACTTGTTTCTCAAGGAAGTGTTACATTAGATAATGAAAAGATAAATGATATAAATGCTGTTATTTCAAAAGAGGGTATTTTAAAAGTAGGGAAACGCAATTTCTTTAAAATTAAATTTTCTTAAATTAATGATTGAGTTTTAGAGGATATAATGCGAATCTTTATCTTGTTATTATTTACATTAATATTTAATGTATGTTTATATGCTCAAGATACTAATGCAGATAATACTATTGCAACAAATAATACTGCTGTAACTAATAATATCGGCGAAAGTGCAATAATGCAGATAAATAGATTCGATGCTAAGAGAAATCCTGTGTCATTCATTAATTTAGTTAATTTTACTCCATATTATGTATTGCAGGAATATGCAAGAGTTAATAATATAGAAATTTACCCTTATGATACTGAAAGCACTTTAAGAGCAAGGATCATTGAAAGACAGGTAAATATAAAACAAGAAGTAATTAAAAGCAGTGATCAAATAAGAGAAGTAGCAAGAACAACCATAAATAGAGGCGGAGCTCAGGTAGAGCTTATAGGTGCTGATTTTGCGGAGAGATATACAATAGAAGAAGCAGAAGAGGAACTTATATCATTATATGGTAATGTAACTATGAAAATGTATAATAATACATTGACTGCGGATAAGGTTGTTTACAGCTTAAAGACAGGGGAAGTTTTTGCTGCTGGAAATTTAACTGTAGCATCTGAAGGAAGTACTTTTAGAGGCGAATGGTTTATGCTTAATAGAGAAAGTAAAAAAGGAATTCTATTCGGCGGAAATACAAAATTCATGAGTTTTACAGTTGAAGGCCGTATAATTAAATTTAATGATCAGGATTTTTTTGCTGAAAATAGCAGCGTAAGTTTTTCACGTCTTACACCAATAGCCCATGACTTTTTAGCTAGCAGAGTTTATCTTTGGGATACTAAAAAGATGATGGTCTTTAATAGTATTTATAGGGTAGGAAGACAGCCTGTATTTTATTTTCCATTATTTATACAGAACAATTTTGGTACAGGTATAATATCTTCTTTTGGTCAGTCATTGAGAGAAGGTGTTTATATTCAGAATTATAAGATATTCAATTTATATGGTGTGCAGCATAAAATAAGATTTGATGCATATCAGAAACTAGGTTTTTTAATCGGAGATGAAATAAGATATACAAGTCAATATCAGAATTTAGCACTTGATGCTATGTTTGCTTTAGGAAGACAATATTATTTATTTGATTCTTATATTACTTCAAGTGTTGGATTTGGTACTAGGTATGTTAACTATTTTGGTTCTGGAGAAGGCGGAAAGTTTGTACCAAGATATAAATTTCAATATGATCATACCATTCAATTATATAATAGTCAAAATATAAATAGTTATATAACAGGTAAATTAAATTTAAATAGCGATTTATATTTCAGATCTGATTTTTATAATCAGAGGGGGCAGTTTGATATATTAACATTTTTTACTTCTCTCACAGGAAATTTGCAGGATATAGGAGATTCTTATCCTGAAACTTATATTGAAAATTCTGTTTATCTTAATAATAATATTTACGGATTAAATTTAAAAGTAGGTGCTGAGTGGAATTTAGAAGCTGTTAGAAATATATCAGTTGATGTTAATACTAATTTTGATTACTATATGCCTAAACCATATAAGCTTATTCTACCTTCTGTAGAAGCTAGTTATAGTTCTATATTTGGAGATGAAACATCTTATTACTTTCCAAATGTCAATATTAACTATAATTTAAGAGCTAATTATAATCATACTATAAATTATAAAACTTCTGAGGGTATTGCTTTTTATAATAATCCTATACTTGACTCACAATTAAATGATAAACTTGCTGAAAGGGATAATCTTAACTTATATGGCGATATATCAAGAACTTTTACTAATGATTTTATAAGATTTGTACCTAGTGTTAATATGGAATATGCATATCAAAATAGTGTATCTCCTACAGCCGAAGATTTAATTTATGATAAAGATAATACATATTTTGGTATAGGAACAGGAATGAATTTTTCTATGTTTTTACCTTATAGTATATTACCTTATAATTTTACTCAATATTTTGAACCTACTATAAGATGGGATACAACTTATACTTTAGGATATAGATTCAAAGAAAAATATATTGATACCGATTATCAAAATGCACAGTTTGGAGAATTTAATAATCATAATTTCACTACTAGGTTTTCTATGGGCGGAACAGGATATAGTTTATTTTATTTGCCTGATTTGAATCTTAATATGGAAACATTTATAACAACAGGTTATGATTTTATACCTACATATAATTCAGAAACTAAAACTTATCAAGTTGAATTTTCTACAAATAAAATGCTTACAACTGAAGTAGGTGCTTCAGCAAGACTTTTATATAATCAATCTTATGTTTCTTATGATATAACTAGAAATTTATTAGGTACTAATTTAACAGCAAATAGAATAAATGCTTATTTTCACTTTCCAATACCTTTAGGTAAAATTACAGATTGGATTTTGATAAAAAATAATAAAAAGCCTTTTTTTGATGGAGTGGTTAATGATTTTAATTTGTATTTTGGTTTTTCTTTTACTCATGATTTTATCAATTACAGATATAATACAGCTGCATTTACATTTGGTATAGAACTCCAGGTTTTGAATCAATGGAAATTTAGAATAGCAACTACTAGTGCAAATGAAAATGCATACAGATATATAAAATCTTATGCCGAAAAAGAAAATCAAACTTGGGTCAATCCTTTCTGGGATATTATAGATTCATTTAATTTCTCGGATTCAAAAAAGAGAACTGATAGTCTATTTAAATTAAAATCTATAGAGGCTAGTGTTTGGCATGAATTGGATGGATGGCAGATTCAAGCTACATTTGCTGTAAGACCTTCTACACTTCCTTCTGATATTACTTCAGGATCTGTAAAAGGTGTTTATTGGAATAAGGAATTTTGGATTGAATTTACTCTTACAGACTTTCCTACTGTTGGATTGCCT
It contains:
- a CDS encoding cell envelope biogenesis protein, translated to MRIFILLLFTLIFNVCLYAQDTNADNTIATNNTAVTNNIGESAIMQINRFDAKRNPVSFINLVNFTPYYVLQEYARVNNIEIYPYDTESTLRARIIERQVNIKQEVIKSSDQIREVARTTINRGGAQVELIGADFAERYTIEEAEEELISLYGNVTMKMYNNTLTADKVVYSLKTGEVFAAGNLTVASEGSTFRGEWFMLNRESKKGILFGGNTKFMSFTVEGRIIKFNDQDFFAENSSVSFSRLTPIAHDFLASRVYLWDTKKMMVFNSIYRVGRQPVFYFPLFIQNNFGTGIISSFGQSLREGVYIQNYKIFNLYGVQHKIRFDAYQKLGFLIGDEIRYTSQYQNLALDAMFALGRQYYLFDSYITSSVGFGTRYVNYFGSGEGGKFVPRYKFQYDHTIQLYNSQNINSYITGKLNLNSDLYFRSDFYNQRGQFDILTFFTSLTGNLQDIGDSYPETYIENSVYLNNNIYGLNLKVGAEWNLEAVRNISVDVNTNFDYYMPKPYKLILPSVEASYSSIFGDETSYYFPNVNINYNLRANYNHTINYKTSEGIAFYNNPILDSQLNDKLAERDNLNLYGDISRTFTNDFIRFVPSVNMEYAYQNSVSPTAEDLIYDKDNTYFGIGTGMNFSMFLPYSILPYNFTQYFEPTIRWDTTYTLGYRFKEKYIDTDYQNAQFGEFNNHNFTTRFSMGGTGYSLFYLPDLNLNMETFITTGYDFIPTYNSETKTYQVEFSTNKMLTTEVGASARLLYNQSYVSYDITRNLLGTNLTANRINAYFHFPIPLGKITDWILIKNNKKPFFDGVVNDFNLYFGFSFTHDFINYRYNTAAFTFGIELQVLNQWKFRIATTSANENAYRYIKSYAEKENQTWVNPFWDIIDSFNFSDSKKRTDSLFKLKSIEASVWHELDGWQIQATFAVRPSTLPSDITSGSVKGVYWNKEFWIEFTLTDFPTVGLPKKEYNLNSTITDLQDSAATTTQ
- the tyrS gene encoding tyrosine--tRNA ligase, which produces MEDKKYSIEESIELITRGISEVIGLEEIKEKLKSGKQLTVKAGFDPTAPDIHLGHTVLLRKMRHFQLLGHKVIFLIGDFTGRIGDPSGKTKTRPRLTLEDVLKNAETYKQQVFKILDPEKTIVEFNSKWLEKMSFADVLGLTSRYTVAQMIERDDFSKRYKNGQPISIMEFLYPLAQGYDSVSLECDVELGGNDQKFNLLVGRTLMKEYGLSPQAVITVPLLEGLDGVEKMSKSLGNYIGIYDSPKDMYGKAMSIPDSLISKYMELLTDIPLDDIKNYVKAMENGENPRNIKGILAKEIVKIYHGEAEALNAEEEFKRIFSSKGLPDEIEEVTINKDDNILNVLSICMSSESKSNLKRLVSQGSVTLDNEKINDINAVISKEGILKVGKRNFFKIKFS